In Gossypium arboreum isolate Shixiya-1 chromosome 5, ASM2569848v2, whole genome shotgun sequence, a single genomic region encodes these proteins:
- the LOC108451578 gene encoding serine carboxypeptidase-like 44 has translation MEFWGVIFISFLFFQLGVNSNAFPMNDLISKLLGQPDVNFRQFAGYIDVDENVVGRSLFYYFVEAEKDPLTQPLTVWLTGGPGCSSVGDAFGSVGPFIVTKDAHDLQTNLFSWNKVSNLLFIDSPIGSGWSYSNTSSDYNNGDDITNKILLTFMQKWYEKYPVFKSKDLYLVGSSFAGHFVPNLANALLDDNKQSKQSKFNLKGLILGNPMLRKKLDDVAKIDFFFSREMINSSLYNEIKKECNAIDEYNYFSSIKTTWSAKCKNLVFEADLAAFKTDAHNYSPQKLFDVFRPPCAETEQDLNLGKQVPIVSTEVDMCHPLRVQFYFNLPKFKKLSMGIKQTCHIDGRVVSQLILNTTKLIRTLTCFLHLKTFFNNPFPLLYSGWYCICKPYFFPILS, from the exons ATGGAATTTTGGGGAGTAATCTTtattagttttcttttttttcaacttGGAGTTAATTCCAATGCCTTTCCAATGAATGATTTGATAAGCAAATTACTAGGACAACCAGATGTTAATTTCAGACAATTTGCTGGATATATTGATGTGGACGAAAATGTCGTTGGTCGAAGTCTTTTTTACTATTTTGTTGAAGCTGAGAAAGATCCCCTAACTCAACCCCTCACTGTTTGGTTAACTGGAG GACCAGGGTGTTCTTCCGTTGGAGATGCCTTTGGAAGTGTTGGACCTTTTATTGTTACGAAAGATGCTCATGATCTCCAAAcaaatttattttcttggaacAAAG TGTCAAATCTATTGTTTATCGACTCCCCTATTGGATCTGGATGGTCATATTCAAACACAAGTAGTGATTATAATAACGGAGATGATATCACTA ATAAAATATTGCTTACATTTATGCAAAAATGGTATGAAAAATATCCAGTCTTCAAGTCGAAAGATCTATATCTAGTTGGATCAAGTTTTGCAG GACACTTCGTACCAAATCTTGCTAATGCTTTACTCGACGACAACAAGCAATCCAAGCAATCCAAATTTAACCTCAAAGGATTGATT CTGGGAAACCCAATGCTTCGTAAAAAGCTAGATGATGTTGCAAAAATTGATTTCTTTTTCTCTCGGGAGATGATAAATAGCTCGTTGTATAACGAAATCAAGAAAGAATgcaatgccattgatgaatataattACTTTTCTAGCATCAAAACCACTTGGAGCGCAAAATGCAAAAACCTTGTATTTGAGGCTGATTTGGCTGCTTTCAAGACCGATGCTCATAATTACTCCCCACAGAAGCTATTTGATGTCTTTCGTCCTCCTTGTGCTGAAACTGAGCAAGATTTGAACTTAGGAAAACag GTTCCTATAGTTAGCACAGAAGTAGACATGTGCCATCCATTAAGGGTGCAATTTTACTTTAATCTCCCGAAGTTCAAAAAGCTTTCCATGGGAATCAAACAAACTTGTCATATAGATGGAAGGGTTGTTTCAC AGCTAATTTTAAATACAACGAAGCTGATAAGGACCTTGACATGCTTCCTGCACTTAAAAACCTTCTTCAACAATCCGTTCCCATTACTATATTCAGGTTGGTATTGTATTTGTAAGCCATACTTTTTTCCAATACTTTCTTGA